The proteins below come from a single Candidatus Angelobacter sp. genomic window:
- a CDS encoding sialidase family protein, with the protein MRRLIIPSVVLGNAAWLLVGCSKQIEFAQGWSVPIKFAESDDSLGGGVELYKWHDSVFALKSQRNRTALCFLLNSSDNSWSEAPFTGVPQGYFWSRPALDQDNDRAFFEGSYMEDDQLAIAVLVGRVVANGSLTVRDALEKKWITNIKALFGETGPNVKLTEPGRRDWPGFGIGIINGQDFYIPYSLGGLEVTYRGKTLFTDGTKGPGNCGVFHSVDSGTTWQMEKISESLGGPTSVVRTKNRFFYFATKTVMNRSDQLWFSQKSEANGSWDAPKSVIKSYANGYIAAPQGDTVHLCWLDRRHEKRRLNLLNPSRDNFEVAYCQRKDSDANWSKDVILSEGLLYSYSPTISVEGDKVVIAWAGVQTAKDWHTNFDPNDIFYVTSRDKGRTWAKPLRVTDNVKAGITAGDPHVVLLNGIIHLCFIQGKLNLKQESAGLTKLNQPPWPIYYQQRPFPN; encoded by the coding sequence ATGAGACGCTTGATTATCCCGTCGGTTGTTTTGGGAAACGCGGCTTGGCTTTTGGTGGGCTGTAGTAAACAGATCGAGTTCGCCCAAGGCTGGTCAGTTCCAATCAAATTTGCGGAGTCCGACGACAGCTTGGGAGGAGGAGTAGAATTGTATAAATGGCATGATTCTGTGTTTGCTCTAAAGTCGCAACGCAACCGCACCGCTCTGTGTTTCTTGTTGAATTCCAGTGATAATTCCTGGTCCGAAGCGCCGTTTACCGGCGTTCCTCAAGGATATTTTTGGTCTCGGCCAGCATTGGACCAAGACAATGATAGAGCCTTCTTCGAGGGAAGTTATATGGAAGATGATCAGCTCGCGATTGCAGTGCTTGTGGGGCGGGTGGTCGCAAATGGGAGTTTAACTGTTCGGGACGCTTTAGAGAAGAAATGGATAACAAACATTAAAGCACTTTTTGGTGAAACTGGTCCAAATGTTAAACTGACCGAACCAGGCCGACGTGATTGGCCGGGTTTCGGAATTGGTATCATCAACGGCCAAGATTTCTATATTCCATATTCCTTGGGAGGGCTTGAGGTCACTTACCGTGGTAAAACTCTTTTCACTGACGGCACGAAAGGTCCTGGCAACTGCGGCGTTTTCCACTCGGTCGATTCGGGAACGACTTGGCAGATGGAAAAGATATCCGAATCACTAGGTGGACCCACATCGGTTGTTAGAACCAAGAATCGCTTCTTCTACTTCGCTACGAAAACCGTAATGAATCGAAGTGATCAATTATGGTTTAGCCAGAAATCTGAAGCTAATGGTTCGTGGGACGCTCCGAAATCAGTAATCAAATCTTACGCCAACGGTTACATCGCCGCGCCGCAAGGCGACACAGTTCATTTGTGCTGGCTGGATCGTCGGCATGAAAAAAGGAGACTGAATCTGCTTAATCCAAGTCGCGACAATTTTGAGGTGGCCTACTGCCAGCGAAAAGATTCCGATGCGAACTGGAGTAAGGACGTGATTTTGTCGGAAGGATTGCTTTACTCCTATTCGCCCACTATTTCGGTTGAAGGAGACAAAGTCGTAATTGCATGGGCTGGCGTTCAAACCGCCAAGGACTGGCACACTAACTTCGATCCGAACGACATTTTCTACGTCACGAGCAGGGACAAAGGCAGGACTTGGGCAAAGCCTCTGCGCGTTACAGACAATGTTAAAGCGGGCATCACTGCCGGCGATCCGCACGTTGTGCTTCTCAACGGAATTATTCATCTGTGCTTCATTCAAGGAAAATTGAACTTGAAGCAGGAGTCGGCTGGTTTAACCAAACTCAACCAACCTCCTTGGCCGATTTACTATCAGCAAAGACCTTTTCCCAATTGA
- a CDS encoding GatB/YqeY domain-containing protein encodes MTLLERLAQELKAAMLARDADRLSTLRLLKSAVGYAQIERKTDSLSDPDVIAIIQKEVKKRRDSVEQFEKGGRLELANKEKQEIVVLESFLPKPLSASELEELVRAVIQETGATTKKQMGQVIKAVQSKAAGRAEGKVISELVGKLLP; translated from the coding sequence ATGACGCTGCTCGAACGCCTCGCCCAGGAGTTGAAGGCCGCCATGCTCGCCAGGGACGCCGACCGCCTCTCGACACTCCGCCTGCTGAAATCCGCCGTCGGCTACGCCCAGATCGAGCGCAAAACGGACTCCCTTTCCGACCCGGACGTCATCGCCATCATCCAGAAGGAAGTGAAAAAACGCCGCGATTCGGTCGAGCAATTCGAGAAAGGCGGACGATTGGAACTGGCCAACAAGGAGAAGCAGGAAATCGTGGTTCTGGAATCGTTTCTTCCCAAACCACTTTCCGCATCCGAGCTTGAGGAGCTTGTTCGCGCCGTCATCCAGGAAACGGGAGCCACAACCAAGAAGCAAATGGGCCAGGTCATCAAGGCGGTGCAAAGCAAGGCGGCAGGCCGGGCCGAAGGGAAAGTCATCAGCGAACTGGTCGGCAAACTTCTGCCGTGA